A segment of the Penaeus monodon isolate SGIC_2016 unplaced genomic scaffold, NSTDA_Pmon_1 PmonScaffold_2486, whole genome shotgun sequence genome:
tttaattacttAGTGGAGGCTGAATGAACTGAAAGTATATCACAAACATTGCGAAGGAGAAATCTATTTTAAAAGCGTGCTGTCAACTTATCAGGATAATTATAGGTGCAGATGCACCCACTCACgcgcatataaacacataaacctcCACAACTGTAAAAACacatgcagtcacacacacacgcacaaacacacacatacacaacatacacacacacacacacacacacacacacacacacacacatatacatatatatatataaaatatatatatattttatattataatatatatatatatgtaatatatatgtatatatatgtatatatatatatatatatatatatataaaatatatatataaaatatattttttatatatatatatgtgtgtgtgtgtgttgtgtgtgtgtgtgtggttgtgtgtgtgtgtgtgtgtgtgtgtgggtctgcgtgtgtgtgtgttttgtatgtatatgtctatatattgcatatgtgtgtatattgtgtatatatatgtatattttatataatatatatatatatatatatatatatatatattatatatatatatataatataatgtgtgtgtgtgtgtgtgtgtgtgtgtgtgtatatatatatatatatatatatatatatatatattgttagagagagagagagagagagaaaatatatgtatgtatatatgtgtgtgtgttagtgttgttttgtgtgtgtgtggggtgtgtgtgtgtgtgtgtgtgtgtgtgtgtgtgtgtgtggggttttgtgtgtgtgtgtgtgtgtgtgtggtgtgtgtgtggtgttgtgtgtgtgtgttgtgttggtgtgtgtggggtgtgttatatagGTGCAGATGCACCCACTCACgcgcatataaacacataaacatccACAACTGTAAAAACACATGCagtcaccacacacgcacaaacaacacatacacactacacacacacacacacacacacacacacacacacacacacacacatatacatatatattatatatatatatatatatatatatattattatatatatatatatatatatatatgtatatatatatgaaattatatgtataataaaatatatatatatatatatatatattatatatatatatgtgtgtgtgtgtgtgtgtgtgttgtgtgtgtgtgtgtgtgtgtggggggtctgcgtgtgtgttttgtttgtatgtatatgtctatatatgtgcatatgtgtgtatatgtgtgtatatatatgtatataatatatatatatatatatatatatatattaatattttatatatatagtgtgtgtgtgtgtgtgtattatatatattatattttatatatattatatatatattttaaaatatacgtatgtatactatatatatatattatatatatattatatatgtaaattatattatatatatatattatatatatatatatatcttatatatttgttagagagagaggggagagagaaaagatattgttttgttatattgtgtggttagtgtgtgttttgtgtgtgtggtggtgtgtggtgtgttttgtgtgtgtgtgtgtggggtgtgtgtgtgtgtgtgtgtgtgtgtgtgtgtgtgtggggtgtgtgtgcgtgtgtgtgtgtatatatatatatatgcatacatatatatacatatatatgtatatgtatgtatgcatgtatgtaggtacatacaaaacatacatattttatatatatatatatatattaatattaaaatatatcatatattataaccgTGCGCGCGCATGACTGCGTATACTTTTATATTTGATTGGGTGCATCTGCACCTACATAATTATCCTGATAATCTTAGAAAAGTTGCACCTGCATGCTTAAACGAAATGATTGTGATGACGCTTCTTTCAGACTACGATTTGTAAGCGAGACAAATATATACTGTCAGTTTCATTCAGCCTCCACTAAATTGTTATTCGTTTATAAATGCcggaatatatacttttataggtTAATATTTGAAGCATCACGAATCCAATGCCTCAACACCTCCACTTGAAGATGCAGATGCTCTCTTAAATGAATAAACCCACGAGTAACAGGGGGGACTTAAGCCAAGTCATGGTGGTTATGTGACACACCTCTGTACTGCCCAGACACAAGAGCTCGGAAAATACCTCAGGACAAGAAAAAACTAAATACTTACAGTGTTTAATTAAGAAATGTTGTACACAATGGGATTACAGCACATGattaatagaagaagaaaaaaaaaaactttattagcGGCAAACCCCAAACGGGGTCTACGACTCTCCCCTGTGGCCTTATTTGTCTAAATTAACGTGATCACTAGCACTGCTTTAATGTTTGAGACGTGCAATATTACCCGGATTATGTATTTGAACATCATGCATTTAATCACACACACTTAAATCCATACATTCCGTTCTTCATTCAGGGTTATAAGACCAGTTAGGTTTTTGGTAACGACGGTAGCGGTAGTAGTAATGttgatggcaatggtaatgataatggtcagcataataatactaatgatgatattaataagaatagcagcaacaaccacaacatgacaatgctgctgatgatggtggtaataaaaatatagcaataataaaaataatgatagcaacaattattatataataatgaatgatggtaAAAACAACAGAGATATGGATATTCTTTTCGTCGGTAAGTTATTCCAAAAGTGAAAAGGGCACACGTTTGAACTAACACCTTCGTACCTTAGTTCCTATCCTTTCACGTGTATCCAAGTGTATTCATAGTTTGTCAAAAGAATCCTCTTTCTATCGTGATGCAAAGAAGGCTTGGGGagttttttatattcaaaattgtattttttcataatttttttcgtaATAGATGTCTACaggcaaagaaaggaaggaaggagaaaagtatTTTCTGAATTTCTGTTACTGAAAGAGTTAAGATGTGAATTTTATTCTGAAACCGAAGCTAATTCCCTAAGCACTACCTTTTTCGCGTGAGTATTTTCACTGAAAAAGACCGTAATACTGGGAACACGTCACCATGCGCCTTACTAGTTATTACCTAGATTGTATCACCTCCTGTAAATAAATAAGCTCTtttgcatattattatctttgacaACTTTAAAATAGGATTACTTACATTATTTCCAGATACTtgacttttttattacatatatgtacactacgCATGCGTAAACGCGCACACTgaaccacgcaaacacacacatgtatgatctTGGACTATATCTTATGATTTATAATGCTTCAGAAGGAAATTCATATTGTTTTCACTGGCCTATTCACAAATGACATATAGTTCTTATGTCTTATGTCACTCCATTTCTAACAGTAATACTTACTTTTGTTTGCGCTTTGTTTAGCTATTACGTATCCATATGCTACTTGTCTGATTCTAAGGTCCTTTATCTTATGGTATAACATTTCACGGTCGACCTTCTGGAaagcctttacatatatatatatatatatatatatatatatatatattatatatataatatatatatatatatatatatatatatatatatgtattatatataattatatatatatatatatatatatatatatatatatatatatatatatatatatatgtggtgtgtgtgtgtgtgtgtgtttgtgtgtgtgtgtctatggtgtgtgtgtgtgtgtgtgtgtgtgtgtgtgtatggtgtgtgtgtgtgtgtgtgtgtgtgtgtgtgtgtgtgtgtgtgtgtgtgtgtgtgtgtgtgtgtgtgtgtatggtgtgtgtgtgtgtgtgtgtgtgtgtgtgtgtgtgtgtgtgtgtgtgtgtgtgtgtgtgtgtgtgtgttagatatgtgtaatataaacacacatatacttatatacacacatacatacatatatatgaataaacaaataaatatacttatatatgtgtgtgtgtttatttagacGTATTCATATCCGTTGTTGGTAAGTATATGAATATTTCGTTAATATGTAATAAGAGTTTTGATAATAGATTCCAAAAAGATATACAGACAATCGCCACATGCTTTGACACTGAATTAAATATTTCTCATCCCAGATTTAACCTCATTATTAGCAAAAGCTGTGCTGACTTTTTGCGATTTCgtgtgtttattatgtacatctacatacacataataaacaaacatgcaaatgtgtgtttatgtgtatatatatatatatatatatatatatatatatatatatatatatatatatatgaaaatatgcagTATATACTGTGAAAATGCACTATTCATTTTTAATTGTGTGTTCAGTTATGTGTAAGGTGATcgtagtgaaaaaaaggaaataaatagttGATTTTATttcgaagatatatattatttgtccATGCAAGAACATTTTATTGACATTTTACTAAGACCTATGACTGCTGTAAGGCCAGGATGAACCCTGAGTTGTGTTCATGAAGCGAGAGGCTCAACGATTTGGCTATTGCCGCAGCCGGCGGCATTCCAGATTTCGTAGCCCTGAAAATTGTGCCAAAGTGGCAAATCAAGACAACCTCGACCTTCGCAGAGTAAGTTGTTTTCCAatctattacttataatatattcatttgtaaATTGATTAATACGCAGTTGCATCCCAGTGCCTAAGTAACATTTTGTTCCCCAACAGCATGCTGGTCGCTGGTATCAGGTCCAGATCATCGACAACGCCCATCATCCACTCCAACTACGACTACTCTGACTCTGACTACGGCTTTAAGGTGACCACAGCTGGATTCATCCCCAACAAAGAGTACCTCAGACTGGAGGGCAAGATCTACCCCACAAAGGACTTCCCAGCTGTCCACATGCTCATTGATTTCCCATCTGGTATGTATATGGAATTCTCAGCTATGTCCATTAAAActttgcattattttatatattaatatccaaaGATTGGATACTGGCCAGTGACTTTTTCTAATTATGCGTTGTCCCTTCTTTTACCAACAGTTTTCACCGCTCCCTATGAAGTGATCGAGACTGACTACGAGACCTACCCGTGCGTATGTTCCTGCATTGACACGGACAAGTACAAGTCCGAGTTCGGCTTCGTCTTCTCCCGTACTCCACAGAACTCCGGCCAAGCGGTTGACAGATGCGCCTCCGTATTCCGCAGGAACGGCGTCGACTTCTCCCTCTTCAACGTCGTTCCTCATACAGCCGAATGTGTTTACAGGGCATGAGATATACAACCCTATGTATTTCTTTGTAATCATGTCACATTTTATAAACCAAATATAGTTGGAACTTGCAACCTGCattaatgagaaaatgagaaggaaaatgagaaatataataaCGGACTTAATCATTTGATTATATAACACGCTACGCTAGGGATTAAAGTAACTTATGGTAGATTTGAAatgtcatatgtttttttttttttcaatgataacTGATGATTTTATGATACTGTTTTTGTGTATGCGTGATTAGTAAGAGAATTAGTCTAAGGAAAGATTAATATGAATTATTGGTTTCAAAATCGTGTTATATATTATCGTGGCTACCTACAGTACATATAAACACCGACACTGacacatttgtgcgtgtgtgtgcataataagaAAGTAATACCGTTAAGTATCAAAAAAGGTAAGTACTTATATATGCAAATCTTCTTCCTGACTTGTAGAAATCATAATTCTTCTGAGTAAAAAAGTCCATTCGTTTACATCAACAAACAAGGTGATCAATCAGGATAGTATTTAGTGTGGAAAATTATGACTTTATTTCCCCGAGGGCGCGGCTGTTCATAAGAATGAAATGCGTATGACCAGAATTTGTTTCAGAAAATAATCTATTTTATCCTCTTACTCGTTTCTTTAATCCTCAGAATACATTTTAACTTTTCCCTAGTTTGATATCTTTATATGTAGTCTAATATTACAAGTGAATTATGAAATAGCGAATCTAAAAAATAACGGTTTCACTGCATCACAAAAACATGAAGGTTTAGGAATAAATGCTGGATGCAGGTGAAAAGGTGAAAAGGGAGGAACCGTATGTTTCACGACACACGCGCATCAGTTTGGCGtctttatccccccaaaaaaagtctaaattttattattatttttattattattattattattattattagtagtagtagtagtagtagtagtaatagtattattattactattaataataataataataataataataataataataataatattattattgttattattattatcattattattattattattattattattattatcattattattattattattattattattattattattattattattattattactattgttgttgttattgttagtgttactgttactgttactgttattgttattattactgttatcatcagcaATACCATTctcacttattatcattgttcctaatattactgctattattaacattactgttattaagaatatgtatgtttctatgtatagTTATTATTTCAGGACTTGTCTGAAAACACTAAAGGTGATGCGTAACCATACAATGGAGGGAAAAAACTAGTACCTGATACACATCGTCTATCATGTCACTTCCAATATTTGAGCTTCTTTTTCATAGTCAGATTTCAGCAGCTTAGAGTTTTattaaacagaagagagagacggagatatgCAGATCGATCGACATATGAATAGGTAaatagggggaggtgagggatatTTGAAGGACCAGTTGGTCATAAGATTGTGAAAATGCAAGCGATAGACCGTGTTCTTAAACAGAgtaacagccacacacacaaactcactcacacaaacacatagatgtatatgtgtatatataaacatatatatatatatatatatatatatatatatatatatatatatatatatatatatatatatatatatacacaccgtgaTAGTATGTACTAGGTTTATTCCTGCAcagctaaatacacacacacacacacacacacacacacacacacacacaccacacacacacacacacacacacacacacacacacacacacacaccacacacacacacacacacacacgtatatcacgTATATCACAGACATCAGTTATGCCTAATATAAGCAACGGGGGTCAACTCCGGAGGCCCACTCGTCGCTTGCtagattatttatatctatatctatatctatattgatatataaacgtgtgtctgcaagggtatatatatatatatatatatatatatatatatatattatatatatatatatatattatatatatatatacacagatagatagatagaaagatatggatacagatatatagatactgtaTAAGAGACAGTATACATTATGGACTAGTAAGAGTTATGATGTACGACGCTCCGTCGAGAGGCCACCTGGCGGCGAAGTGGCAACCCAAGAACGTATTAATAATTACGGACTATATACAATACTAGCCAAAATGTttgataatgcaaaataatactaattaaataataaggACTATCGTTAATTAAGACTCGATATTAACATCTCAATACTCGCCAAATATTTTTCGACAGTAAGTACTCCTTCAGAGGCTGCCGCCGTTTGCTACGGGATCCTCAGAACAGGAGCAAGGGCTGAGGAGGAGGGTCGGCAGCCTCCACGGATGTGATTTCTGGTCGCCGGAAAAGTTGGAAGATAAGTACACCATGTCTGGACTCAAATAACTAGACCAGGTAAATGCGAGAACTTACtgctttattgtaattttatttgaatatattcaaTTTCAGATATATGTTGGTTAATTAAGTAGCTGGTTGGTAAGTCGCAAATGAGTGGCTTACGGCTTGAGGCAGTCACTCTTACGCCAGTAGTTTGGGGGTGAGAATTGCCTTGCTTACTACGATGAAACATAAGCgctatgtattgtgtgtgcgtgcttgtgatTGAATGCATCATAAATATATTACCGTGATAACCGGTACCAAATCGATTCCAGCACGGCTAGAATataagatcattatatatatatatatatatatatatatatatatatatatatattttatatatatatatatatatatacatatacatgtgtgcctctgtgtgtgtgtgtgtgtgtgtgtgtgcatgtatgtatgtatatatatatatatatatatatatatatatatatatatatatatatatattcttagctttatcccattttatatGGGGTCTCCATGATGATTTGGCTctagcagatatcttttatggacggacgtcaaccctctctatttaccctggcttgggaccggcaccgacttgggctctcttgcccacccagtagctaggtaggcaattgaggtgaagttccttgcccaaggtaacaacgcgccggccggtgactcgaaccctcgaactcagattgccgtcgtgacggtcttgagtccgatgctctaaccactaggctaccgcggcctcatatatatatatatatatatatatatatatatatatatatatatatatatatatattatatatatatattgttgatgtaAACACATTgttatatttcctttgttttttttttttaagcagttttgcttttttgtgtcaTTGGTAGGTATTGTAGCTATAATCACTCATGACATGTGTTGAAGCTTaactaacattttctttttaattacgtacacatacatatacactgttcATACGTATACACTAGAGCATACgcgcaaagaaacacacacaccaaaaacgcaCACGGACTCACACATGTAACATGGTCACGATAATATGCAGCACTTTTCGAAACATTTCAGCGATTTAGATGCCTAATTTTGGATTAGTTTGACTTTAATTTCACTATTCATACAATAAAATGTTAGAGCCCTACAAAATCATCAGTTTTGATAAAAAATCATGACTTTTCCAATCTTAATTCCCACCGCAGAGATGTCATATGATCACGCTACTGTCATCGGATTTCGTACTTTCACTCACTCCAGTTTGTATTTTCTATCTAATAGCTTGTGCACCATGTTTTTAGGGGGGGCATTAATAAAAGTTGCAAGTGTTATTTATAGAGGATTACCTGTGACATGATTACAAAGAAATACAGAGGGCTATACATCTCATTCCCTGTAAACACATTCAGCTGTATAAGGAACTAAGTTGAAAGTGTATACAGTACATACTTACAGATGTAATAccatatacatcatatgtatatgcatacatatgtatatacataattatgtacacaagtatatatacatctttctacatcctatttatctatatctacatacacacacaccccacacacacacacacacacacacacacacacacacacacaccacacacacacacacacacacacacacaccaatatatatatatatattttatatatatatatatatatatatatatgtgtgtgtgtgtgtgtgtgtgtgtgtgtgtgtgtgtgtgttgtgtgagtgtgtgtgtgtgtgtgtgtgtgtgttcgtatatgattacatatatatgcataaaaacacacatatgtgcacacacacacacacacacacacacacacacacacacacacacaccacacatatatatatatatatatatatatatatatatatatatatatatatacatatatatatatatatatatatatatatatatatataatatatatatatatatatatatatatatgtatgtgtgtgtgtgtgtgtgtgtgtgtgtgtgtgtgtgtgtgtatatatatgtatatgtatatgtatatgtatatatatatatatacatatacacatatacatatacatatacacacacacacacacacacacacacacacacacacacacacacacacacacacacacacatatatacatttccgtTTGTTTTCTGTCTAGCAGATTGTGTAtcacatttctgtttttttttgttttttttttttgggggggggtattaaaGCAAGTTGCAAGTTACagttttcattttaattacaCAGGTTACCTGTGACATGATTGCAAAGAAATATAAAGGGCTATATATCTCATGCCCTGTAAACACATTCGGCTGTATGAGGAACTACGTTGAAGAGGGAGAAGTCGACGCCGTTCCTGCGGAATACGGAGGCGCATCTGTCAACCGCTTGGCCGGAGTTCTGTGGAGTACGGGAGAAGACGAAGCCGAACTCGGACTTGTACTTGTCTGTGTCAATGCAGGAATATACGCAGGCATAACTGTCGTAGTCAGTCTCGATTACTTCATAAGGAGCGGCGAAAACTGTTAGTAAAAGAAGGGACAACACATAATTACAAAGAGTCATCAATCGATATCCTATCCAGGAATTCtatcatatacaataatacacagtTAAACGTGCATGCAAGAGATATTTACCGGTAGGGAAATCAATGAGCATGTGGGCAGCTGGGAAGTCCTTTGTGGGGTAGATCTTGCCCTGCAGCCTGAGGTACTCGTTGTTGGGACTGAATCCAGCTGTGGTCACCCTAAAGCCATACTCAGAGTCAGAGTAGTCGTAGTTGGAGTGGATGCAGCGAGTGTATGGCTGGTAGGCGTTGTCAATGATCTGGACCTGATACCAGCGACCAGCATACTGTTGGGGAACAAAATGTTACTTAGGCACTGGGATGCAACTGCGCATTAATCAATTTACAAATGAATATACTAGAAGTAATAGATTGGAAAACAACTTACTCTGCGAAGATCGAAGTTGTCTTGATTTGCCACTTTGGCACAATTTCCAGGAGCTACGAAGTCTGGAATGCCGTCGGCTGTGACCATAGCCACAAGGGCAGCAGCTACGAGTGTCTTCAACATGGTGTCCTGCGATGTGTGAGTTCTGACGCCAAGTTCATGCTTTTTATATGTCACGAAGCTTATGCAAAGCAGAAGAGGAGCTCCGAAGATCACGAATGTCGTCGCTGGATTTCATTAggattcattttcctctttttttctatggATTGTGATTAATGTTATCGATATCTCTATATTAATACTCAAATGGTTAAACTAATGGAGGAGAGTGGACGAGTATATCCCATGAGGTTGATCTGCAATTAATGTTTCTTTATAAGACTTCTGCGCACCGTTACTGACACGCATTTTGTATATAAAGAATTACCAGACTGCACAGCGGCACTGACACTGCAAAAGTACCATGAAAGCTTCGCTATTGTTCCTTGCTCTCGCAGCCTTTGCTGCTGCCGACAAAATCCCCGATTTCGTCGTGCCGGGAAAATGTCCCCTTGTTGACGAGAGAAGCCTCTATGAGCAGCAAAGGCCTAATCATCCCAAGGTAAGTTCATTTTAGTCCtaaaacataatgatatacaatatctatatattccatatacaaCATTTGCTAGAGTATGCTTCTGTAATTACAGTATGCTGGTTTGTGGTATCAAATAGCCCTCACAAACAACCCTTACCAACTTATCCACCAGTGTGTCCGAAACGAATATACCTTAGGTAAGAGTCTTACGGTTGTAGAATTAGTTTATGTTATATTTGACATGCAAACTTAACTTACCCTTAGTTTACTCTTCTAAAAGGAATCAGAAAGCTAAAATTGTTTTCTCAGATGGAACCAAGTTCAACGTCAGGTCCACTGGTATTGATGCCAAAGGAAACCGAATGACACGTAAGGGTCAGGTTCTGCCAAATCCTTTCGGAGAACCTCATCTTTCTGTGGACTACGAAGGATGTGAGTATTCACAATAAGATTTTGTACGTAAGTGGACACGAAGTAAATACTGTATGTTTAGGTAATTCATACAAAAGTGTATAATAGTATGATTAACAATACGATTCGCCTCTTTGCAGCCTGGATGGCTCCCTATGTGATTCTGGACACTGACTACGAGAACTTCTCGTGCATCTATAGCTGTTCCGGATACAACTTCGGCTATTATTCCGACttcgccttcatcttctcccGCTCACCAAGTCTAGCTGACAGTTATTACAGGCGTTGTGAAGCCGCTTTCATGAACATCGGTGTTGACCCCTCTCGATTCACGAAGACAACCCAGGGTTCATCTTGCCCATACAGCAGCCACATGTCTTGGTAAAATGTCAGTAAATTGCTCTTTTATGGCTAGATACCATATGTCacgaaataaaatcaacaattaaAGCCTTTCCTATTTCGTTGCGACCACCTTGCATGGAACCAAacaggaaatcagaaatagactTTACTCATtatccacagtatatatatatatatatatatatatatatatatatatatatatatatatatatatatatatatatatatatatatatatatgtgtgtgtgtgtgtgtgtgtgtatgtgtgtgtgtgtgtgtgtgtgtgtgtgtgtgtgtgtgtgtgtttgtttgtttgtgtgtacgtttgcttattatatatatatgtagaacagTAATGCAGAATGATTTTGGCTGTTGTGAGTGTTTGGGAATAGTAAAACGCTCTTCCGTGTTAATACTAacgtagaaaacccacaatgcagaaactagatttattaaaaatgaaactacagtttcgaaattcacctggattccatctacaGTTCtgcggaggaaagggagaggagggggaacaaagagaaagaagcgaagagaggtcaggtcaggtccgaggatcgggcggactatgcgcagagtggccggcataagggagaaggatGTGGGAAACGAgtagactatcggcaggagaaaagccgctgttcaacgTGAAATTATGCAGCAACTTGATTAAGgatgattccaccagtctgcggacgtagacatcagcggaaggaaagacaattcgcgccgctgatcAATCCATCTGctggcctgtgtcccactaatggcaaaagagggcgttgtcgttgtgtcccctggatacagcgtatttatgttgagacagacgcttagtgaggtactggatttcgaaactgtagagtcattttcaatttcatcaacacacacacacacacacacacacacacctatatatatgtatatatatgtatatatatatatatatatatatatatatatatatatatatatatatatatatatatataatcaaatatgtagtcttttcatattttccatcaCTGAATAAAACTCATATAAATTTCGGCTTAAGAAAACGAGGCTCAGGAATCTAAAAATCAATTTTATAAAGTGGACCCTTATTTGTAATAAAATACCCTTGTTTGAGGCCTTTTATTTGATATTAAGGGCCCCTGTTTGGGATAAGGGGTCCTAGTTTTAGTCCCTAGCTGTAAATAATGGGGTCTTAATCCATAATGGAGGGGGCTCCATCTGAGGGGCCCTATAATTTCATTAGACAAGgggtcttatacatatatataaatgcatatgtgtatacacacatatactgtatgtgtgtataaatataaatatatatgcatatatatttatctatatacgt
Coding sequences within it:
- the LOC119570359 gene encoding crustacyanin-A2 subunit-like, whose product is MLKTLVAAALVAMVTADGIPDFVAPGNCAKVANQDNFDLRRYAGRWYQVQIIDNAYQPYTRCIHSNYDYSDSEYGFRVTTAGFSPNNEYLRLQGKIYPTKDFPAAHMLIDFPTVFAAPYEVIETDYDSYACVYSCIDTDKYKSEFGFVFSRTPQNSGQAVDRCASVFRRNGVDFSLFNVVPHTAECVYRA
- the LOC119570361 gene encoding crustacyanin-C1 subunit-like, translated to MKASLLFLALAAFAAADKIPDFVVPGKCPLVDERSLYEQQRPNHPKYAGLWYQIALTNNPYQLIHQCVRNEYTLDGTKFNVRSTGIDAKGNRMTRKGQVLPNPFGEPHLSVDYEGSWMAPYVILDTDYENFSCIYSCSGYNFGYYSDFAFIFSRSPSLADSYYRRCEAAFMNIGVDPSRFTKTTQGSSCPYSSHMSW